The following proteins are co-located in the Streptococcus anginosus genome:
- a CDS encoding DNA internalization-related competence protein ComEC/Rec2 yields the protein MSQWIKRFPIKPIYIAFLLVWLYFAIYQSSWLGWLGFIFLVICLFRFYSPKECFMTFMILSCFAGFFFVRREIAEQKTKVEPSPIRQVAVLPDTIKVNGDSLSFRGKANRQTYQVYYKLKSKEEQLAFQNLSSLVTLTVEGEFEIPEKKRNFAGFDYQSYLKTQGIYRILKVDTILSSQDRISLHPFEWLSSWRRKALVFIKNHFPNPMSNYMTGLLFGALDTSFDEMSNLYSSLGIIHLFALSGMQVGFFMEGFRKLLLRLGFTQEMVRKCQYPFSFFYAGMTGFSVSVVRSLVQKLLSQHGITKLDNFALTMMILSLIMPSFLLSAGGVLSCAYAFVISVIDFESLTSWRKVVVESSVISLGVLPILIFYFGEFQPWSILLTFVFSLIFDTMMLPGLMFIFLFSPLIKLTQVNLLFEGLENSIRWIASVFGKPIVFGQPSPLLLIVMLLVLAILYDIRQNKKWVIFLSLFLSLLFFINKFPLQNEITMVDVGQGDSIFLRDWKGNNVLIDVGGREEIRIKEAWQKRATSSNAEKTLIPYLKSRGIDTIDTLVLTNPNPDYAGDVLKVVKKFAVKKIFISRSSLNDADFLNKLKETRTFVHVVKQGDKLPIFDHHLQVLSGTNKNDQSLVLYGQFFRTRFLFMSNLTEEDEIKLMQLYPKLKTDVLKVGQHGAKNSSHSKFLQQIEPAVALISVGKNNQSKSPNQETIERLNRFNAKIYRTDKQGAIKLSGWTKWQLETVQ from the coding sequence ATGTCACAGTGGATTAAAAGATTTCCGATTAAGCCGATTTACATTGCTTTTTTGCTCGTCTGGTTGTATTTTGCAATCTATCAAAGTAGCTGGTTAGGCTGGTTGGGTTTTATCTTTCTGGTGATTTGTCTTTTTCGCTTTTATTCACCGAAAGAATGTTTCATGACCTTCATGATCCTCTCTTGTTTTGCTGGTTTTTTCTTTGTTCGTAGGGAAATAGCAGAGCAGAAGACGAAAGTAGAACCTTCTCCCATAAGACAAGTGGCAGTTCTACCTGACACGATTAAGGTAAATGGTGATTCGCTTTCTTTTCGTGGTAAAGCTAATAGGCAGACTTATCAAGTTTACTACAAATTGAAATCAAAGGAAGAACAGTTGGCTTTTCAAAATCTCTCTAGTCTGGTTACATTGACCGTTGAAGGGGAATTTGAAATCCCTGAGAAGAAGCGTAATTTTGCTGGTTTTGATTACCAATCCTATTTAAAAACGCAAGGGATTTATCGAATTTTAAAAGTGGATACCATTTTATCGAGCCAAGATAGAATCAGCTTGCACCCTTTTGAGTGGCTTTCTAGCTGGCGAAGAAAAGCACTGGTATTTATCAAGAACCATTTTCCAAATCCGATGAGTAATTACATGACAGGACTCTTATTTGGTGCCTTGGATACATCCTTTGACGAAATGAGCAATCTTTATTCTAGCTTGGGAATTATTCATTTATTTGCGCTGTCTGGCATGCAAGTTGGCTTTTTTATGGAGGGATTTCGCAAGTTACTGTTAAGGCTGGGGTTTACACAAGAAATGGTTCGTAAATGCCAATATCCATTTTCTTTCTTTTATGCGGGAATGACTGGATTTTCAGTATCCGTTGTACGGAGCTTAGTTCAGAAATTATTATCGCAACATGGTATCACTAAGTTAGATAATTTTGCTTTAACGATGATGATATTGTCCTTGATTATGCCGTCCTTTCTTTTGTCGGCAGGAGGAGTTCTCTCCTGTGCTTATGCTTTTGTCATTAGTGTGATAGATTTTGAAAGTCTGACTTCTTGGCGAAAAGTTGTTGTAGAGAGTAGCGTTATTTCACTTGGTGTTTTACCAATTCTAATCTTTTACTTTGGTGAATTTCAACCTTGGTCTATTTTGTTGACATTTGTTTTTTCACTAATTTTCGATACAATGATGCTGCCAGGCTTGATGTTTATTTTTCTTTTTTCGCCTTTGATAAAGCTGACTCAAGTCAATCTTTTATTTGAAGGTTTAGAAAATAGTATTCGTTGGATAGCAAGTGTCTTTGGTAAACCAATCGTTTTTGGGCAGCCCAGTCCGCTTTTGCTGATTGTCATGTTACTTGTACTAGCTATTTTGTACGATATTCGGCAAAATAAAAAGTGGGTAATATTTCTTAGTCTGTTTCTTTCATTACTATTTTTCATAAATAAATTTCCTTTGCAAAACGAGATCACAATGGTTGATGTCGGACAGGGAGATAGTATTTTTCTGAGAGATTGGAAAGGAAATAATGTATTGATTGATGTTGGTGGACGTGAGGAAATTAGAATAAAAGAAGCTTGGCAAAAACGAGCAACTAGCTCAAATGCAGAGAAAACTTTGATTCCTTACCTAAAAAGTCGTGGCATAGATACGATTGATACTTTAGTCTTAACAAATCCTAATCCAGATTATGCAGGAGATGTATTAAAAGTGGTTAAAAAGTTTGCGGTAAAGAAAATTTTTATTTCCAGAAGTAGTTTGAATGATGCAGACTTTTTAAATAAATTAAAGGAGACAAGGACGTTTGTTCATGTCGTAAAACAAGGAGACAAACTTCCTATTTTTGATCATCATTTGCAAGTTCTTTCTGGTACGAATAAGAATGATCAATCGCTAGTTTTATATGGTCAATTTTTTCGTACAAGGTTTTTATTTATGAGCAATTTAACAGAAGAGGATGAAATAAAGCTAATGCAACTTTATCCAAAGCTAAAAACAGATGTCTTGAAGGTTGGGCAACATGGAGCCAAAAATTCATCACATTCAAAATTTTTACAGCAAATAGAACCGGCAGTTGCACTCATTTCTGTTGGGAAAAATAACCAATCCAAATCTCCGAATCAAGAGACGATAGAGCGATTGAATCGCTTCAATGCGAAGATTTATCGAACGGATAAACAAGGCGCTATCAAACTTTCAGGATGGACAAAATGGCAATTAGAAACAGTTCAATAG
- the smpB gene encoding SsrA-binding protein SmpB encodes MAKGEGKVVAQNKKARHDYTIVDTIETGMVLTGTEIKSVRAARINLKDGFAQVKNGEVWLSNVHIAPYEEGNIWNQDPERRRKLLLHKKQIQKLEQETKGTGMTLVPLKVYLKDGYAKLLLGLAKGKHDYDKRESIKLRERNRDIARTIKAYNVR; translated from the coding sequence ATGGCAAAGGGAGAAGGAAAGGTCGTAGCGCAAAATAAAAAAGCACGACACGACTATACGATTGTTGATACGATTGAAACGGGCATGGTTCTGACCGGAACTGAAATCAAAAGTGTGCGGGCTGCACGAATTAACCTGAAAGACGGCTTTGCTCAAGTCAAAAACGGAGAGGTCTGGCTCAGTAATGTTCACATCGCTCCCTATGAGGAGGGCAATATCTGGAATCAAGATCCTGAACGTAGGAGAAAATTGCTATTGCATAAAAAACAAATCCAGAAATTAGAGCAGGAAACCAAAGGAACTGGAATGACTTTGGTTCCCCTTAAAGTTTATCTTAAGGACGGTTATGCCAAGTTACTTTTAGGATTGGCTAAAGGGAAACACGACTATGACAAGCGTGAATCCATTAAACTTCGTGAGCGAAATAGAGATATTGCTCGGACGATTAAGGCTTATAATGTGAGATAA
- a CDS encoding helix-hairpin-helix domain-containing protein, translated as MLETIIEKMKEYKILIGLSLIGLIIAGFFMINGQSSRRSNVAELAQETVTSSEAELEEISTGTKKNSQKEKAEPQTSSSEESEFLTVDVKGAVKNPGIYQLKKTSRINDAIQKAGGLMTDADSKSINLAQKLTDEAVVYVATMGENAASVSSNTGQSSTSGTSEVASQKGNKVNLNTADLSELQTISGIGQKRAQDILDYREANGKFNSVDDLKNVSGVGAKTLEKLKEYVTVD; from the coding sequence ATGTTAGAGACAATCATTGAAAAGATGAAAGAGTATAAAATTTTGATTGGTTTAAGTTTGATTGGTTTGATAATAGCAGGATTTTTTATGATAAATGGTCAATCTAGTAGACGATCAAATGTAGCAGAGCTCGCACAGGAAACAGTTACGAGTTCGGAGGCAGAATTAGAAGAAATTTCAACTGGAACGAAGAAAAACTCACAGAAAGAAAAAGCAGAGCCTCAAACGAGTTCCAGTGAAGAATCAGAATTTTTAACCGTAGATGTCAAGGGTGCAGTCAAAAATCCAGGTATTTATCAACTGAAAAAGACTAGCCGTATCAATGATGCGATTCAAAAAGCAGGTGGTTTAATGACAGACGCTGACAGCAAGTCTATCAATTTGGCGCAGAAACTAACGGATGAAGCTGTTGTTTATGTGGCAACTATGGGTGAGAATGCGGCGAGTGTTTCAAGCAATACAGGACAATCTTCAACGTCAGGAACTAGTGAAGTCGCATCGCAAAAAGGGAATAAGGTCAATCTAAATACAGCTGATTTATCTGAGTTGCAGACCATTTCTGGTATTGGTCAAAAACGCGCGCAAGATATTTTAGATTATCGGGAGGCAAACGGGAAATTTAATTCCGTTGATGACCTGAAAAATGTATCAGGAGTAGGTGCTAAAACACTAGAGAAATTGAAAGAATATGTCACAGTGGATTAA
- a CDS encoding DUF805 domain-containing protein, with protein sequence MMFTAYKKFWTHYADFEGKSTRSDYWWSVLYNVLITLPFGIMAFGSILVAIFNVVQQATYYDYEGGFDPSIFISSLGSEFFIIILLSVFGIATLVPNLAIIVRRLRDAGYHWAFIFLYADPMLLMWVPILNILAAVAMLPCSIALIVLLCMPTKEVKTSTVHQGQFTTQQAQPQQQPVQAQQFTQPQE encoded by the coding sequence ATGATGTTTACAGCTTATAAAAAGTTTTGGACTCACTATGCTGATTTTGAAGGAAAATCAACTAGATCTGACTATTGGTGGTCTGTTTTGTACAATGTTTTGATTACACTTCCATTTGGTATTATGGCTTTTGGGTCAATTTTGGTTGCAATCTTCAATGTTGTACAGCAAGCGACTTATTATGATTATGAAGGAGGATTTGATCCAAGTATTTTTATAAGTAGTTTAGGTTCCGAATTTTTTATCATTATTTTATTGAGTGTTTTTGGGATAGCAACTTTAGTCCCAAATTTGGCGATTATTGTGCGTCGTTTGCGGGATGCTGGCTATCATTGGGCATTTATCTTTTTATATGCAGATCCTATGCTTTTGATGTGGGTTCCAATTTTAAATATTTTGGCTGCCGTTGCTATGTTACCATGTTCTATCGCTCTAATTGTCCTACTTTGTATGCCAACTAAAGAAGTGAAAACATCTACGGTTCACCAAGGACAATTTACGACACAACAAGCACAACCTCAGCAACAACCTGTTCAAGCACAACAATTTACTCAACCACAAGAATAA